The Microbacter sp. GSS18 genome has a segment encoding these proteins:
- the aroA gene encoding 3-phosphoshikimate 1-carboxyvinyltransferase has protein sequence MTPDAYSPADAPGSRPAWSAPTVTRPVHATVTVPGSKSLTNRELILASLADGPSRLIAPLHSDDAARMVEALRSLGVDIAFEPGEGPFGDDIVVTPQLPLRGDSVVDCGQAGTVMRFVAALGGFAEGDVTLTAHESALHRPMGAMISALRDVGVDIDDGGHWALPFTIRGRGHVRGGEITIDASASSQFVSGLLLAAPHFDVGLHLIHQGERLPSMPHIDMTIEALAHRGVHVERPSLGEWIVPAGALRGKDIAIEPDLSNAAPFLAAAMITGGSVTVTGWPARSTQPGAMLSEILSAMGARVSRRGGALTVAAGAGIHGLDLDLSAAGELTPTIFALAAFADGPSTLHGIGHIRGHETDRIAALATELRRLGGEAQELPDGIRIIPRDLHGGLWRAYHDHRMATTGALIGLAVPGVEVDDIGTTAKTMPEFPDLWQAMIDGDVDDPLRAEAARAS, from the coding sequence ATGACCCCCGACGCGTATTCCCCCGCCGACGCACCCGGCTCGCGCCCCGCGTGGAGCGCGCCCACTGTGACCCGCCCGGTCCACGCGACCGTGACGGTGCCCGGATCGAAGTCCCTGACCAATCGCGAGCTGATCCTCGCGTCGCTCGCCGATGGGCCGAGCCGCCTGATCGCACCGCTGCACTCCGACGACGCCGCGCGCATGGTCGAGGCGCTGCGCTCCCTGGGCGTCGACATCGCCTTCGAACCGGGCGAGGGTCCGTTCGGCGACGACATCGTCGTCACGCCCCAGCTCCCCCTGCGCGGCGACTCCGTCGTCGACTGCGGGCAGGCCGGCACCGTCATGCGCTTCGTCGCAGCCCTCGGCGGTTTCGCCGAGGGCGATGTCACCCTGACGGCGCACGAGAGCGCCCTGCACCGTCCGATGGGCGCCATGATCTCGGCGCTGCGCGACGTCGGCGTCGACATCGACGACGGCGGGCACTGGGCGCTGCCGTTCACGATCCGCGGGCGGGGACACGTCCGCGGCGGAGAGATCACGATCGACGCCAGCGCGTCCAGTCAGTTCGTTTCGGGGCTGCTCCTGGCCGCCCCCCACTTCGACGTCGGACTGCACCTGATCCATCAAGGAGAGCGGCTGCCGAGCATGCCGCACATCGACATGACGATCGAGGCGCTCGCGCATCGCGGCGTGCACGTCGAGCGCCCGTCGCTGGGCGAGTGGATCGTTCCGGCCGGCGCGCTGCGCGGCAAGGACATCGCGATCGAGCCCGATCTGTCCAACGCGGCGCCCTTCCTGGCCGCCGCCATGATCACCGGCGGCTCGGTCACCGTCACGGGCTGGCCCGCGCGATCGACCCAGCCCGGCGCGATGCTCTCCGAGATCCTCTCGGCGATGGGAGCGCGCGTGTCCCGCCGTGGCGGCGCGCTGACGGTGGCGGCCGGCGCCGGCATCCACGGCCTCGACCTCGACCTGTCGGCCGCCGGAGAGCTCACGCCGACGATCTTCGCGCTCGCGGCGTTCGCCGACGGCCCCTCGACGCTGCACGGCATCGGCCACATCCGCGGGCACGAGACCGACCGCATCGCCGCGCTCGCCACCGAGCTGCGGCGGCTCGGCGGTGAGGCGCAGGAGCTGCCCGACGGCATCCGCATCATCCCCCGCGACCTCCACGGCGGCCTGTGGCGCGCTTACCACGACCACCGCATGGCGACGACCGGAGCGCTCATCGGACTCGCCGTCCCGGGCGTCGAGGTCGATGACATCGGCACGACCGCCAAGACCATGCCGGAGTTCCCCGACCTGTGGCAGGCGATGATCGACGGCGACGTCGACGATCCTCTCCGGGCGGAGGCCGCGCGGGCATCGTGA
- the rsgA gene encoding ribosome small subunit-dependent GTPase A → MSWLDDFDDDDEPEFDEADVRVRPNPKANRPRSKRRPAHADARIARVLGVDRGRYTVLIDEDADDEHPTLAARARELRKTPIVTGDLARVVGDTSGDEGTLARIVGIEERSSLLRRSADDTDQVERIVVANADQMLIVVAAADPEPRERLVDRYLIAALDAGIRPLLVVTKTDLADPTAFLGHFEGIDLTVFTSARGDMPVDRIGAALVGHSTVFVGHSGVGKSTLVNALVPSAQRATGHVNVVTGRGRHTSSSTVSLRYRGPEGAGWVIDTPGVRSFGLGHVDPANILRAFTDLDDVAQECPRGCTHLPDAPDCALNEALDEGRLGPRGAERLDSLQRLLETFGDRAS, encoded by the coding sequence GTGAGCTGGCTCGACGACTTCGACGACGACGACGAACCGGAGTTCGACGAAGCCGACGTGCGCGTCCGGCCCAACCCCAAGGCCAACCGCCCCCGCTCCAAACGCCGCCCCGCCCATGCGGACGCCCGCATCGCGCGGGTGCTGGGCGTCGACCGCGGTCGGTACACGGTGCTGATCGACGAAGACGCCGACGATGAGCACCCCACGCTCGCCGCTCGCGCCCGGGAGCTGCGGAAGACCCCCATCGTCACCGGCGACCTCGCCCGCGTCGTCGGCGACACGTCGGGAGACGAGGGGACGCTCGCGCGCATCGTCGGCATCGAGGAGCGGTCGTCGTTGCTGCGACGCAGCGCCGACGACACCGACCAGGTCGAGCGCATCGTCGTGGCGAATGCCGACCAGATGCTCATCGTCGTGGCCGCGGCCGATCCCGAGCCCCGCGAGCGGCTCGTCGACCGCTACCTCATCGCGGCGCTGGACGCCGGCATCCGCCCGCTGCTGGTCGTCACCAAGACCGATCTCGCCGACCCCACGGCGTTCCTCGGGCACTTCGAGGGCATCGACCTGACGGTCTTCACGAGCGCGCGCGGCGACATGCCCGTCGACCGGATCGGCGCCGCCCTCGTGGGCCACTCGACGGTGTTCGTCGGTCACTCCGGCGTGGGCAAGTCCACTCTCGTCAACGCCCTCGTGCCGTCGGCGCAGCGCGCCACGGGTCACGTGAACGTCGTGACGGGGCGGGGACGGCACACGTCGAGCTCGACGGTGTCGCTGCGCTACCGCGGCCCGGAGGGGGCGGGATGGGTCATCGACACGCCGGGAGTGCGCTCGTTCGGGCTCGGCCACGTGGATCCGGCGAACATCCTGCGCGCCTTCACGGATCTCGACGACGTCGCCCAGGAGTGCCCGCGGGGCTGCACCCACCTGCCGGACGCGCCCGACTGCGCCCTCAACGAGGCGCTCGACGAGGGACGGCTGGGACCCCGCGGCGCGGAGCGCCTGGACTCGCTGCAGCGGCTTCTGGAGACGTTCGGCGACCGCGCCTCGTGA
- the bcp gene encoding thioredoxin-dependent thiol peroxidase, translated as MTQDRLSPGDTAPDFSLVNQDDQPVSLAGLRGRRVIAFFYPAAMTPGCTTEACDFRDSLAPLQAAGFEVVGISRDATDKLRRFRERDALTYDLLSDPDHSVHAAYGAWGEKTNYGKVVEGVIRSTFVIDAEGRIEHALYNVKATGHVARVRALVGLAG; from the coding sequence GTGACACAGGATCGACTCAGCCCCGGCGACACCGCACCCGACTTCTCCCTGGTGAACCAGGACGACCAGCCCGTGTCGCTCGCGGGCCTCCGCGGACGCCGCGTGATCGCGTTCTTCTACCCCGCCGCGATGACCCCCGGCTGCACGACCGAGGCGTGCGACTTCCGCGACAGCCTCGCCCCGCTGCAGGCGGCCGGCTTCGAGGTCGTCGGCATCTCCCGCGACGCCACCGACAAGCTGCGCCGGTTCCGCGAGCGGGACGCGCTGACCTATGACCTGCTGAGCGACCCCGACCACTCCGTCCACGCCGCGTACGGCGCATGGGGCGAGAAGACGAACTACGGCAAGGTCGTCGAGGGCGTCATCCGCTCGACGTTCGTGATCGACGCCGAGGGCCGCATCGAGCACGCCCTCTACAACGTCAAGGCCACCGGCCACGTCGCGCGCGTGCGGGCGCTCGTCGGCCTCGCCGGCTGA
- a CDS encoding WhiB family transcriptional regulator, with the protein MDWRDKAACLTVDPELFFPVGNTGPAVDQIEKAKAVCATCTVTEVCLQYALETGQDSGVWGGLSEDERRALKRRAARARRAS; encoded by the coding sequence ATGGATTGGCGCGACAAGGCCGCCTGCCTGACTGTCGACCCCGAGCTGTTCTTCCCCGTCGGGAACACCGGTCCGGCCGTCGATCAGATCGAGAAGGCGAAGGCCGTGTGCGCCACCTGCACCGTGACGGAGGTCTGCCTGCAGTACGCCCTCGAGACCGGCCAGGACTCGGGCGTGTGGGGCGGCCTGTCGGAGGACGAGCGCCGCGCGCTCAAGCGCCGCGCCGCGCGCGCCCGCCGCGCGTCCTGA
- a CDS encoding histidine kinase N-terminal domain-containing protein, whose amino-acid sequence MSTLSDLVYAQGRATEDDVEWLHRLAGDGQLLADLAFADIVIWVPTDDDSFIAVAHTRPSGAATLFYRDIVADRVRPQWRTQVREAFHSGRIIDSASPDWFEETPTRVRAVPIARSQGPGAPAVIAVLTRHTNLGEARTPSRQQITFNDCADDLFGMMSTGHFPDLSAPTSPRRGAPRASDGLVRLDVDGMATFASPNALSAFNRLGFQDELEGESLVEVVTGILPEKRQFDESLPVVVTGRAPWRADIEARGVTVSLRTIPLRDRGTRIGALVLCRDVTEIRHQEQELITKDATIREIHHRVKNNLQTVASLLRIQARRSHTEEAREALTQAMRRVSAIAVVHDTLSEGLTQSVDFDDVFARVLKLVAEVASAPSTRARTHSIGKFGTLPSEFATPLALALTELVTNAVEHGLAGQEGDVEIVADRSGDKLEVRVRDTGSGLPEGQVGRGLGTQIIRTLIQGELGGTIDWHTIMGSGTEVTIEIPLRYIERPKG is encoded by the coding sequence GTGTCGACGCTCAGCGATCTCGTCTACGCCCAGGGCCGCGCCACCGAGGACGACGTCGAGTGGCTCCATCGCCTCGCGGGCGACGGTCAGCTCCTCGCCGACCTCGCGTTCGCGGACATCGTGATCTGGGTTCCCACCGATGACGACTCCTTCATCGCGGTCGCGCACACGCGGCCGAGCGGCGCCGCGACGCTGTTCTACCGCGACATCGTCGCCGACCGCGTGCGTCCGCAGTGGCGCACGCAGGTGCGCGAGGCGTTCCACAGCGGGCGGATCATCGACTCGGCGTCGCCGGACTGGTTCGAGGAGACGCCGACGCGCGTGCGTGCCGTGCCGATCGCCCGCAGCCAGGGCCCCGGGGCGCCGGCGGTCATCGCCGTGCTCACGCGGCACACCAACCTCGGCGAGGCGCGCACGCCCTCACGGCAGCAGATCACGTTCAACGACTGTGCCGACGACCTGTTCGGCATGATGTCGACCGGCCACTTCCCGGATCTGTCGGCTCCGACCTCGCCGCGCCGCGGCGCGCCCCGCGCCTCGGACGGCCTCGTTCGCCTGGACGTGGACGGCATGGCCACGTTCGCCAGTCCCAACGCCTTGTCGGCGTTCAACCGCCTCGGATTCCAGGACGAGCTCGAAGGGGAGTCGCTGGTCGAGGTCGTCACCGGCATCCTCCCCGAGAAGCGGCAGTTCGACGAGTCGCTGCCCGTCGTCGTCACGGGACGCGCGCCGTGGCGCGCCGACATCGAGGCGCGAGGGGTGACGGTGTCGCTGCGGACGATCCCGCTGCGCGATCGCGGCACGCGGATCGGCGCCCTCGTGCTGTGCCGCGACGTGACCGAGATCCGCCACCAGGAGCAGGAGCTCATCACCAAGGACGCCACGATCCGCGAGATCCACCACCGCGTCAAGAACAACCTGCAGACGGTGGCGTCGCTGCTGCGCATCCAGGCCCGCCGCTCGCACACCGAGGAGGCGCGCGAGGCACTCACGCAGGCCATGCGCCGCGTGTCGGCGATCGCCGTCGTCCACGACACCCTCTCGGAGGGGCTGACGCAGAGCGTGGACTTCGACGACGTCTTCGCCCGCGTCCTCAAGCTCGTGGCCGAAGTCGCGTCCGCGCCCAGCACGCGTGCCCGGACGCACTCGATCGGGAAGTTCGGCACGCTGCCGAGCGAGTTCGCGACTCCTCTCGCGCTCGCGCTGACCGAGCTGGTGACCAACGCGGTCGAGCACGGCCTGGCCGGGCAGGAGGGCGACGTCGAGATCGTCGCGGATCGCTCGGGCGACAAGCTCGAGGTGCGCGTGCGCGACACCGGGTCGGGGCTCCCCGAGGGTCAGGTGGGCCGGGGCCTGGGCACCCAGATCATCCGCACCCTCATCCAGGGCGAGCTCGGCGGCACCATCGACTGGCACACGATCATGGGCAGCGGGACCGAGGTGACCATCGAGATCCCGCTGCGCTACATCGAGCGGCCGAAGGGCTGA
- a CDS encoding P-loop NTPase has protein sequence MNVVVAVDAPDGARLAAGLEREGIAVTAVVAAAAVSLTAEDRMPGDEADAVVRALAAAEAVVIAASRAAITAAAVALCDRAGVRILPWGDAPEQRRLCDTFGVEPPVSDQTSPWRIAEVLSVAPAPVEPREETTSAPRTITVWGAGGAPGRTTVAIELAAELARGGRHVGLVDADTHGASIALALGLADEGPGFAAACRQAQLGGLDARELARISQPLGRSGVDVLAGLNRPSRWPELSAGRVTTALAACRDWADYTVVDVASSLERDEEIVSDLEGPRRNAATLAALDASDLVVAVVGADPVGVSRFLRAHPDLRAAAGGARIAVLANRLRPGPLGVDARGQVRRTLERFAGIDEVWFVPADARAADAALLAARPIADAAPRSGLTTAIRRFVGEAVVPPPSAAARRSRRARGDRTAA, from the coding sequence ATGAACGTCGTGGTGGCGGTCGACGCGCCCGACGGCGCGCGCCTGGCCGCGGGGCTCGAGCGCGAGGGCATCGCGGTGACCGCCGTCGTGGCGGCCGCGGCCGTCTCACTCACGGCGGAGGACCGCATGCCAGGCGACGAGGCGGATGCCGTCGTGCGCGCGCTCGCGGCAGCGGAGGCCGTGGTGATCGCGGCCTCGCGGGCGGCGATCACCGCCGCGGCCGTGGCGCTGTGCGATCGCGCCGGGGTCCGCATCCTCCCCTGGGGCGACGCGCCCGAGCAGCGGCGGCTGTGCGATACCTTCGGCGTGGAGCCGCCCGTCTCGGACCAGACCTCGCCCTGGCGGATCGCCGAGGTGCTGAGCGTCGCGCCGGCACCCGTCGAGCCGCGTGAGGAGACGACGTCCGCACCCCGCACCATCACCGTGTGGGGCGCCGGCGGTGCGCCGGGGCGGACGACGGTGGCCATCGAGCTGGCCGCCGAGCTCGCGCGCGGCGGTCGTCACGTGGGACTGGTCGACGCCGATACGCACGGGGCGTCCATCGCCCTGGCGCTCGGGCTGGCCGACGAGGGTCCCGGCTTCGCGGCGGCGTGCCGCCAGGCGCAGCTGGGCGGGCTCGACGCGCGCGAACTCGCGCGCATCAGCCAGCCGCTCGGGCGCTCGGGCGTCGATGTGCTCGCGGGCCTGAACCGGCCGTCCCGCTGGCCCGAGCTGAGCGCGGGCCGGGTGACGACGGCGCTGGCCGCGTGCCGGGACTGGGCCGACTACACCGTCGTCGACGTCGCGTCCTCGCTCGAGCGCGACGAGGAGATCGTCAGCGACCTCGAGGGCCCCCGCCGCAACGCGGCGACGCTGGCCGCGCTGGACGCTTCCGACCTCGTCGTCGCGGTCGTCGGCGCCGACCCCGTGGGGGTGTCGAGGTTCCTGCGCGCGCATCCGGATCTGCGCGCGGCTGCGGGCGGCGCGCGCATCGCGGTCCTGGCCAACCGCCTCCGCCCGGGTCCGCTGGGCGTGGACGCGCGAGGCCAAGTCCGGCGGACGCTCGAGCGGTTCGCCGGGATCGACGAGGTCTGGTTCGTGCCCGCCGACGCGCGCGCGGCCGATGCGGCGCTGCTGGCCGCGCGGCCGATCGCCGACGCGGCGCCGCGGTCGGGCCTGACCACGGCGATCCGGCGATTCGTCGGCGAGGCGGTCGTGCCGCCCCCGTCGGCCGCGGCCCGCCGCAGCCGACGTGCCCGCGGTGACCGCACGGCGGCGTGA
- a CDS encoding helix-turn-helix domain-containing protein encodes MSERPRAPRMLTPAQVGELLGVSVDEIMALVDERRLRGARVGSPARWLVDESSVSEYLDDQAEEARRMALWRQSNAASFPELWGTGVVRNPD; translated from the coding sequence ATGTCCGAACGCCCGCGCGCCCCGCGCATGCTGACGCCCGCCCAGGTCGGCGAGCTGCTCGGCGTGTCCGTGGACGAGATCATGGCGCTGGTCGACGAGCGCCGCCTCCGCGGCGCCCGCGTGGGGTCGCCCGCGCGATGGCTGGTGGACGAGTCGAGCGTCTCGGAGTACCTCGACGATCAGGCCGAGGAGGCGCGGCGCATGGCGCTGTGGCGCCAGTCGAACGCGGCCAGCTTCCCCGAGCTGTGGGGCACCGGCGTCGTCCGCAATCCGGACTGA
- a CDS encoding Rv3235 family protein, whose translation MDQTALAELFAPQRTSSDELPDPEPLLRNLTVGVLEVLAGVREVDQLARWLTEDPYRKLVTRSNLSARARSARGLPAKRPVHSILSIRHSSPADGVVEGVVIVRGPARTRAVALRLEGMDGRWRATSLGLL comes from the coding sequence ATGGACCAGACCGCTCTGGCCGAGCTGTTCGCCCCGCAGCGGACCTCATCGGACGAGCTCCCCGATCCCGAGCCGCTGCTGCGGAACCTGACCGTCGGCGTGCTCGAGGTGCTCGCCGGCGTGCGGGAGGTCGATCAGCTGGCCCGCTGGCTGACCGAGGATCCGTACCGCAAGCTCGTGACGCGATCGAATCTGTCGGCCCGCGCGCGGAGCGCCCGCGGCCTGCCGGCGAAGCGCCCCGTCCACAGCATCCTGTCGATCCGCCACTCCTCCCCCGCCGACGGCGTCGTCGAAGGCGTCGTCATCGTGCGCGGCCCCGCGCGCACGCGCGCCGTCGCCCTGCGACTGGAGGGCATGGACGGCCGCTGGCGGGCCACGTCCCTCGGACTCCTCTAG
- a CDS encoding pyridoxal phosphate-dependent aminotransferase, translating to MSPLRSLDQSGKLKDVLYEIRGQALIEADRLEAEGHTILKLNTGNPAVFGFEAPYQIVRDMIDAVPHAHGYSDSRGIMPARRAIVSRYEEEPGFPAFDVDDVFLGNGVSELITMTMQALLDEGDEVLIPAPDYPLWTAMTSLAGGTPVHYRCDNDAGWQPDLDDIRAKVTPRTKAIVVINPNNPTGAVYTRETLEGIVEIAREHSLLLLSDEIYDRILFDDAQHIPLATLAPDLLCLTFNGLSKTYRVAGYRSGWLVITGPKKHASGFLEGIHLLASTRLCPNVPAQHAVQAALSGVQSIDALIAPSGRLHEQRDAAWSTLEKIPGVTCLKPQGALYAFPRLDPEVYEIRDDAKLVYDFLVAEHVLLVQGTGFNWPTPDHLRIVTLPEARVLTEAVERLGNFLSSYRQ from the coding sequence ATGAGTCCGCTCCGCTCCCTCGACCAGTCCGGCAAGCTCAAGGACGTCCTGTACGAGATCCGCGGGCAGGCGCTCATCGAGGCCGACCGGCTCGAGGCCGAGGGACACACGATCCTGAAGCTCAACACCGGCAACCCCGCCGTGTTCGGCTTCGAGGCGCCGTACCAGATCGTGCGCGACATGATCGATGCCGTCCCGCACGCCCACGGTTACAGCGACAGCCGGGGGATCATGCCGGCCCGCCGCGCGATCGTGTCCCGCTATGAGGAGGAGCCGGGCTTCCCGGCGTTCGACGTCGACGACGTCTTCCTCGGCAATGGCGTGTCGGAGCTCATCACGATGACGATGCAGGCGCTGCTGGACGAGGGCGACGAAGTCCTCATCCCGGCGCCGGACTACCCGCTGTGGACGGCCATGACGAGCCTGGCCGGCGGCACCCCGGTGCACTACCGCTGCGACAACGATGCCGGCTGGCAGCCCGACCTCGACGACATCCGGGCCAAGGTCACGCCGCGCACGAAGGCGATCGTCGTCATCAACCCCAACAATCCCACCGGCGCCGTGTACACGCGCGAGACGCTCGAGGGCATCGTCGAGATCGCTCGCGAGCACTCGCTGCTGCTGCTGTCGGACGAGATCTACGACCGCATCCTGTTCGACGACGCTCAGCACATCCCGCTGGCCACGCTCGCGCCCGACCTGCTGTGCCTGACGTTCAACGGGCTGAGCAAGACCTATCGCGTCGCCGGCTACCGGTCGGGCTGGCTCGTGATCACCGGGCCCAAGAAGCACGCGTCGGGCTTCCTCGAGGGGATCCACCTGCTCGCCTCCACGCGCCTGTGCCCGAACGTCCCGGCGCAGCACGCCGTGCAGGCGGCGCTGTCGGGCGTGCAGTCGATCGACGCGCTCATCGCGCCGTCCGGGCGCCTGCACGAGCAGCGGGACGCCGCGTGGTCGACGCTGGAGAAGATCCCGGGTGTGACGTGCCTGAAGCCGCAGGGCGCGCTGTACGCCTTCCCTCGGCTGGATCCCGAGGTCTACGAGATCCGCGACGACGCCAAGCTCGTCTACGACTTCCTCGTCGCCGAGCACGTGCTGCTGGTGCAGGGGACGGGCTTCAACTGGCCCACGCCCGATCACCTGCGCATCGTCACGCTGCCCGAGGCGCGCGTGCTCACCGAGGCCGTCGAGCGGCTGGGCAACTTCCTCTCGTCGTACCGGCAGTGA
- the secA gene encoding preprotein translocase subunit SecA: protein MANPLEKLLRAGEGRILRRLHHVVKAVNELEEDYSQLTDEELRNETVELRARYEAGETLDRLMPEAFAAVREAGKRTLGQRGYDVQIMGGAALHLGNIAEMKTGEGKTLTAAFPVYLNAIAGQGVHVVTVNDFLASYQSELMGRIYRALGMTTGTIVAGQTPDVRREQYNADITYGTNNEFGFDYLRDNMAWRREDLVQRGHFFAIVDEVDSILIDEARTPLIISGPSSGEANRWFMEFAKIARTLEAGVDYEVDEKKRTIGVLEPGIEKVEDYLGIDNLYESANTPLISFLNNSIKAIALFKRDTDYVVMNDEVMIVDEHTGRILVGRRYNEGIHQAIEAKEAVPVKAENQTLATVTLQNYFRLYDKLAGMTGTAETEAAEFMSTYDLGVVPIPTNKPMIRKDQADLVYKNEQAKFAQVVEDIVLRHQAGQPVLVGTVSVEKSEYLSRLLAKKGIKHEVLNAKNHAREAEIVARAGRLGAVTVATNMAGRGTDIMLGGNAEFLAVQEMRAKGLDTVETPDEYEAAWDDVYNATRDVVAAEAEKVIEAGGLYVLGTERHESRRIDNQLRGRSGRQGDPGESRFYLSLTDDLMRLFQSGAAEAILARTNFPDDVAIESGMVSRAIKSAQAQVESRNAEIRKNVLKYDDVLNRQREAIYSDRRHILHGDDIADRVQHFVEDAVYAVIDDHTGAGHNESWDFDALWTELKTLYPVGVTIDEVVSEAGTKGRITALGLKRELLSDARIAYGKREDTLGEEAMRELERRVVLQVLDRRWRDHLYEMDYLKDGIGLRAMAQRDPLIEYQREGYQMFQAMMGQIKEESVGYLFNLEVEVRREGTGEGEQVTQVEAKGLTAPAPDGQRLQYSAANDAGEVEVRNDRGQVQQAATTRMRQAAAAAAQAPQQQAAAEPQARGAFGQRTDAPEGGQAQQPQNRAQRRAAEKRR, encoded by the coding sequence GTGGCAAACCCTCTCGAGAAACTGCTCCGCGCCGGCGAGGGCCGCATCCTCCGGCGCCTCCACCACGTGGTGAAGGCCGTGAACGAGCTCGAAGAGGACTACTCGCAGCTCACGGATGAGGAGCTGCGCAACGAGACCGTCGAGCTGCGCGCCCGCTATGAGGCCGGCGAGACGCTCGACCGCCTGATGCCCGAGGCGTTCGCGGCCGTCCGCGAGGCGGGCAAGCGAACGCTCGGCCAGCGCGGCTACGACGTCCAGATCATGGGCGGCGCCGCCCTCCACCTCGGCAACATCGCCGAGATGAAGACCGGTGAGGGCAAGACCCTGACCGCCGCATTCCCGGTCTACCTCAACGCGATCGCGGGCCAGGGCGTGCACGTCGTCACCGTCAACGACTTCCTCGCGAGCTACCAGTCCGAGCTCATGGGCCGCATCTACCGCGCGCTCGGCATGACCACCGGGACGATCGTCGCCGGTCAGACCCCCGACGTGCGGCGCGAGCAGTACAACGCCGACATCACGTACGGCACGAACAACGAGTTCGGCTTCGACTACCTGCGCGACAACATGGCCTGGCGCCGGGAGGACCTCGTCCAGCGCGGTCACTTCTTCGCGATCGTCGACGAGGTCGACTCGATCCTGATCGACGAGGCCCGCACGCCGCTGATCATCTCGGGTCCGTCGTCGGGCGAGGCCAACCGCTGGTTCATGGAGTTCGCCAAGATCGCGCGCACCCTCGAGGCCGGCGTCGACTACGAGGTCGACGAGAAGAAGCGCACCATCGGCGTGCTCGAGCCCGGCATCGAGAAGGTCGAGGACTACCTCGGGATCGACAATCTGTACGAGTCGGCGAACACGCCGCTGATCTCGTTCCTGAACAACTCGATCAAGGCCATCGCGCTGTTCAAGCGAGACACCGACTACGTGGTGATGAACGACGAGGTCATGATCGTCGACGAGCACACCGGCCGCATCCTGGTCGGCCGCCGCTACAACGAGGGCATCCACCAGGCGATCGAGGCCAAGGAGGCCGTTCCGGTCAAGGCCGAGAACCAGACGCTGGCGACCGTGACGCTGCAGAACTACTTCCGTCTCTACGACAAGCTCGCCGGCATGACCGGAACCGCCGAGACCGAGGCGGCAGAGTTCATGTCGACCTACGACCTCGGCGTCGTGCCGATCCCGACGAACAAGCCGATGATCCGCAAGGACCAGGCCGACCTGGTGTACAAGAACGAGCAGGCCAAGTTCGCCCAGGTCGTCGAGGACATCGTCCTGCGCCACCAGGCCGGCCAGCCGGTCCTCGTGGGCACCGTCAGCGTCGAGAAGAGCGAGTACCTGTCGCGACTGCTGGCGAAGAAGGGCATCAAGCACGAGGTGCTCAACGCCAAGAACCACGCTCGCGAGGCCGAGATCGTCGCGCGAGCCGGACGCCTCGGGGCGGTCACGGTCGCGACGAACATGGCCGGTCGAGGCACCGACATCATGCTCGGCGGCAACGCGGAGTTCCTCGCCGTCCAGGAGATGCGGGCCAAGGGGCTGGACACCGTCGAGACCCCCGACGAGTACGAGGCCGCGTGGGACGACGTCTACAACGCCACGCGCGACGTGGTGGCCGCCGAAGCCGAGAAGGTCATCGAGGCGGGCGGCCTGTACGTGCTCGGCACGGAGCGCCACGAGTCGCGCCGCATCGACAACCAGCTGCGCGGTCGCTCGGGACGCCAGGGCGACCCGGGTGAGAGCCGCTTCTACCTCTCGCTGACCGACGACCTGATGCGCCTGTTCCAGTCGGGCGCCGCCGAGGCGATCCTGGCCCGCACGAACTTCCCCGACGACGTCGCGATCGAGTCCGGCATGGTCTCGCGCGCCATCAAGAGCGCACAGGCGCAGGTCGAGTCCCGCAACGCCGAGATCCGCAAGAACGTCCTGAAGTACGACGACGTCCTCAACCGGCAGCGCGAGGCGATCTACTCCGACCGCCGTCACATCCTGCACGGCGACGACATCGCCGACCGCGTGCAGCACTTCGTCGAGGACGCCGTGTACGCCGTCATCGACGACCACACCGGCGCCGGCCACAACGAGAGCTGGGACTTCGACGCGCTGTGGACCGAGCTGAAGACGCTGTATCCGGTCGGCGTCACGATCGACGAGGTCGTCTCGGAAGCGGGCACGAAGGGCCGCATCACCGCCCTCGGGCTCAAGCGCGAGCTGCTCTCGGACGCGCGGATCGCCTACGGCAAGCGCGAGGACACGCTCGGCGAGGAGGCCATGCGCGAGCTCGAGCGCCGCGTCGTGCTGCAGGTCCTCGACCGCCGCTGGCGCGACCACCTCTACGAGATGGACTACCTCAAGGACGGCATCGGCCTGCGGGCGATGGCCCAGCGCGACCCGCTCATCGAGTACCAGCGCGAGGGCTACCAGATGTTCCAGGCCATGATGGGCCAGATCAAGGAGGAGTCGGTCGGCTACCTGTTCAACCTCGAGGTCGAGGTGCGGCGCGAGGGCACCGGCGAGGGCGAGCAGGTCACGCAGGTCGAGGCGAAGGGCCTGACGGCCCCGGCGCCGGACGGTCAGCGGCTGCAGTACTCGGCGGCCAACGACGCCGGCGAGGTCGAGGTCCGCAACGACCGCGGGCAGGTGCAGCAGGCGGCCACGACGCGCATGCGCCAGGCCGCGGCCGCGGCGGCCCAGGCGCCGCAGCAGCAGGCGGCCGCCGAGCCGCAGGCGCGCGGGGCGTTCGGCCAGCGCACGGATGCCCCCGAGGGCGGCCAGGCGCAGCAGCCCCAGAACCGCGCGCAGCGTCGCGCGGCCGAGAAGCGGCGCTGA